In Kitasatospora sp. NBC_00240, the following are encoded in one genomic region:
- a CDS encoding agmatine deiminase family protein — MNEQITTEEQPGRPQAPVLGRRRVLAAAGLTAVGVVWAANSGTSQVAQAADTPGCGTPSPTPTPTATGGTGTYRVPIDTVRHTRTWMAWPDSTAIWNGGRRGGTSLAGIQANIALIANTIAKYEPVVMCANPASAAAAKKACSAANVTVISTIPVDDCWMRDSGPVFRTNGTGGLDAVGLNFDGWGNKQTHAKDAQVAKLVAAYAGVPFTAAPGFVAEGGAIEADGAGTLMATRSSILDPARNGAMTQAQAEAAMFAAYGATKVIWFDGYIDSGDITRDHVDATSRFIEVGKGLVQQPNAKDTHDGWYNDEINQYNVLSAASDATGGAVQVTKIGGPDYNVIRSTSANFVGSYANYYVCNGAVISAQFGDSKADAAAKVTLQSLFPGRVIEQLNIDSVGAGGGGIHCVTQPQPVP, encoded by the coding sequence ATGAACGAGCAGATCACCACGGAGGAGCAGCCCGGCAGACCGCAGGCGCCGGTGCTGGGCAGGCGCCGGGTGCTGGCGGCGGCCGGGCTCACCGCCGTCGGCGTCGTGTGGGCGGCCAACAGCGGCACCTCCCAGGTCGCGCAGGCCGCCGACACCCCCGGGTGCGGCACCCCCTCGCCCACCCCGACCCCCACCGCCACGGGCGGCACCGGGACCTACCGCGTCCCGATCGACACCGTCCGGCACACCCGGACCTGGATGGCCTGGCCCGACAGCACGGCGATCTGGAACGGCGGCCGTCGCGGCGGCACCTCGCTGGCCGGCATCCAGGCCAACATCGCGCTGATCGCCAACACCATCGCGAAGTACGAGCCGGTCGTCATGTGCGCCAACCCGGCCAGCGCCGCGGCCGCGAAGAAGGCCTGCTCCGCCGCCAATGTGACGGTCATCAGCACCATCCCGGTGGACGACTGCTGGATGCGCGACTCGGGCCCGGTGTTCCGCACCAACGGCACCGGCGGCCTGGACGCCGTCGGCCTGAACTTCGACGGCTGGGGCAACAAGCAGACCCACGCCAAGGACGCCCAGGTCGCCAAGCTCGTAGCGGCCTACGCCGGGGTCCCCTTCACCGCCGCCCCGGGATTCGTGGCCGAGGGCGGGGCCATCGAGGCCGACGGTGCGGGCACCCTGATGGCCACCCGCAGCAGCATCCTGGACCCGGCCCGCAACGGCGCCATGACGCAGGCCCAGGCCGAGGCCGCGATGTTCGCCGCGTACGGCGCCACCAAGGTGATCTGGTTCGACGGCTACATCGACTCCGGCGACATCACCCGCGACCACGTCGACGCGACCAGCCGCTTCATCGAGGTCGGCAAGGGTCTGGTCCAGCAGCCGAACGCCAAGGACACCCACGACGGCTGGTACAACGACGAGATCAACCAGTACAACGTCCTGTCCGCCGCCTCGGACGCGACGGGGGGCGCGGTCCAGGTGACGAAGATCGGCGGTCCGGACTACAACGTGATCCGGTCGACCAGCGCGAACTTCGTCGGCTCCTACGCCAACTACTACGTCTGCAACGGCGCCGTCATCTCCGCCCAGTTCGGTGACAGCAAGGCCGACGCGGCCGCCAAGGTCACCCTGCAGAGCCTCTTCCCGGGTCGGGTGATCGAGCAGCTGAACATCGACTCGGTCGGCGCCGGCGGCGGCGGGATCCACTGCGTCACCCAGCCGCAGCCCGTCCCGTAG